One genomic window of Polyodon spathula isolate WHYD16114869_AA chromosome 8, ASM1765450v1, whole genome shotgun sequence includes the following:
- the LOC121319552 gene encoding nuclear pore complex protein Nup205-like isoform X1, with protein sequence MAAIGQRPLLLEEVNSILQLVVERNRMQQSLSANRHTLQSWRNLVEIVLTACLQDLIPTEDRQLIIRDLLLDLHDKVLSEDAAAELMPVVAGSVFTLTAHLSQSVRTEQQHGVRIEGIATSGFASHHQLCAAPHPQETVGLHPLYWWRVPAVACSPLWSSALLLAGCTETR encoded by the exons ATGGCAGCCATTGGACAGCGGCCTCTACTGTTGGAG GAGGTGAACTCGATCCTGCAGCTCGTTGTGGAGCGGAACCGCATGCAGCAGAGCCTGAGTGCCAACCGACACACCCTGCAGTCCTGGCGCAACCTGGTGGAGATAGTGCTCACTGCCTGCCTCCAGGACCTCATCCCCACTGAGGACAGGCAGCTCATTATCAGGGACCTGCTTCTGGACCTGCACGACAAG GTCTTATCTGAAGATGCAGCTGCAGAGCTGATGCCAGTGGTAGCTGGCTCAGTATTCACCCTCACTGCCCACCTCAGCCAGTCTGTGCGTACAGAGCAGCAGCACGGGGTGCGTATAGAGGGGATCGCCACCTCAGGATTTGCCTCCCATCACCAACTCTGCGCTGCACCTCATCCTCAGGAAACTGTTGGACTTCATCCTTTGTACTG GTGGAGGGTTCCAGCGGTTGCATGCTCACCTCTATGGAGCTCTGCTCTATTACTTGCAGGTTGCACAGAAACCAGATGA
- the LOC121319552 gene encoding nuclear pore complex protein Nup205-like isoform X2: MWEHLTAPEDAFTKQQQENLAITESYSTALMEVVCRDACDGHEIGQMLALAVLDRIVCIDKKCHWLLYMSNSGYLRVLVESLRQEDLALQSLLSPQPPLLKHSTFTKMALLTRVAKNPQGAAELLRCGLVVQLVQCKVYDMHPGRVFG; this comes from the exons ATGTGGGAGCACCTCACAGCCCCAGAAGATGCCTTTACCAAACAGCAGCAGGAGAACCTGGCCATCACTGAGAGTTACAGCACTGCGCTCATGGAGGTGGTGTGCCGGGATGCCTGCGATGGCCATGAGATTGGACAG ATGCTGGCCCTTGCTGTGCTAGACCGCATTGTCTGCATCGATAAAAAGTGCCACTGGCTGCTGTACATGTCTAACAGCGGTTACCTCAGGGTCCTTGTGGAAAGCTTAAGGCAAGAGGACCTGGCCCTGCAGAGTCTGCTCAGCCCCCAGCCTCCACTACTAAAGCACTCTACATTTACGAAAATG GCACTTCTGACGCGGGTTGCTAAAAACCCCCAGGGGGCAGCAGAGTTACTGCGCTGTGGGCTGGTTGTGCAGCTGGTACAGTGCAAAGTGTATGACATGCATCCAGG CAGGGTGTTTGGATAG
- the LOC121319552 gene encoding nuclear pore complex protein Nup205-like isoform X3 — translation MWEHLTAPEDAFTKQQQENLAITESYSTALMEVVCRDACDGHEIGQMLALAVLDRIVCIDKKCHWLLYMSNSGYLRVLVESLRQEDLALQSLLSPQPPLLKHSTFTKMALLTRVAKNPQGAAELLRCGLVVQLVQCKVYDMHPGVFG, via the exons ATGTGGGAGCACCTCACAGCCCCAGAAGATGCCTTTACCAAACAGCAGCAGGAGAACCTGGCCATCACTGAGAGTTACAGCACTGCGCTCATGGAGGTGGTGTGCCGGGATGCCTGCGATGGCCATGAGATTGGACAG ATGCTGGCCCTTGCTGTGCTAGACCGCATTGTCTGCATCGATAAAAAGTGCCACTGGCTGCTGTACATGTCTAACAGCGGTTACCTCAGGGTCCTTGTGGAAAGCTTAAGGCAAGAGGACCTGGCCCTGCAGAGTCTGCTCAGCCCCCAGCCTCCACTACTAAAGCACTCTACATTTACGAAAATG GCACTTCTGACGCGGGTTGCTAAAAACCCCCAGGGGGCAGCAGAGTTACTGCGCTGTGGGCTGGTTGTGCAGCTGGTACAGTGCAAAGTGTATGACATGCATCCAGG GGTGTTTGGATAG